From Maniola hyperantus chromosome 21, iAphHyp1.2, whole genome shotgun sequence, the proteins below share one genomic window:
- the Nmdar1 gene encoding glutamate [NMDA] receptor subunit 1 codes for MIWARLLVVAVCCHIVSSAETDRRRVTNPTYYNVGGVLSSNESVAFFKDTISNLNFKDKYVPRGVTYHDYSILMDPNPIKTAMNVCKDLIGHRVYAVVVSHPLTGDLSPAAVSYTSGFYHIPVIGISSRDSAFSDKNIHVSFLRTVPPYSHQADVWVDVLRHFNYMKVIVIHSSDTDGRAILGRFQTTSQSIDEDVDRKVMVEQVIEFEPGLESFIDKLMDMKTAQARVFLMYASTTDADIIFRDASYLNMTTTGYVWIVTEQALDPANAPEGLLGLRLVNATNEHAHIQDSIYVLASAIRDMNTSEEIYAPPSDCDNSGSIWTTGRLLFDYIRKQKLENGATGHVAFDDHGDRVHAEYDMVNVRAQGEHVAVGKYFYSKETQKMRLELKEHEIIWMGRSPSKPEGFMIPTHLKVLTIEEKPFVYARKVDDETECNSAEEILCPHYNASEGADQLYCCKGFCMDLLKELAKAINFTYSLALSPDGQFGNYIIRNLSHPGAKKEWTGLIGELVYERADMIVAPLTINPERAEFIDFSKPFKYQGITILEKKPSRSSTLVSFLQPFSNTLWILVMVSVHVVALVLYLLDRFSPFGRFKLANIDGTEEDALNLSSAIWFAWGVLLNSGIGEGTPRSFSARVLGMVWAGFAMIIVASYTANLAAFLVLERPKTKLTGINDARLRNTMENLTCATVKGSAVDMYFRRQVELSNMYRTMEANNYDNAEQAIQDVKNGKLMAFIWDSSRLEFEAAQDCELVTAGELFGRSGYGVGLQKGSPWSDLVTLAILDFHESGIMEGLDNKWILRNNMLNCEENEKTPNTLGLKNMAGVFILVLAGIIGGIVLIVIEVVYKRHQIRKQKKMEIARHAADRWRGAVEKRKSLRASILPSQRRAKSNGVKETGSISLAVDRGVRRRDEPRVPRYMPAYTPDVSHLVV; via the exons ATGATTTGGGCTCGCCTGCTCGTAGTAGCGGTCTGCTGCCACATAGTTTCTTCAGCAGAGACAGACCGACGACGGGTCACCAATCCGACTTACTACAACGTCGGTGGTGTTCTATCCAGCAATGAGTCTGTCGCCTTCTTCAAGGATACCATATCG aATCTCAACTTTAAAGATAAATACGTACCCCGAGGGGTCACGTATCATGACTACTCGATATTGATGGACCCAAATCCAATAAAGACTGCGATGAATGTTTGCAAAGATCTTATTGGACACAGA GTGTATGCTGTAGTGGTATCACACCCTCTCACTGGAGACCTTTCTCCAGCAGCCGTATCTTACACCAGCGGGTTTTACCATATTCCAGTTATAGGTATATCTTCCAGAGATTCTGCCTTCTCTGACAAGAATATTCATGTGTCATTCTTGAGGACGGTACCGCCTTACTCGCACCAGGCCGATGTTTGGGTGGACGTTCTAAGACACTTCAACTACATGAAGGTCATCGTCATTCACAGCTCTGATACGGATGGTAGAGCCATTTTAGGAAG GTTCCAAACTACATCTCAAAGCATCGACGAAGATGTCGACCGCAAGGTGATGGTTGAGCAAGTGATTGAATTTGAACCGGGTTTGGAATCCTTTATTGACAAACTAATGGATATGAAGACGGCACAAGCTAGAGTCTTTCTTATGTATGCTAG CACAACCGATGCAGATATAATATTTCGCGATGCATCCTACTTGAACATGACAACAACAGGCTACGTATGGATAGTGACGGAGCAAGCGTTGGATCCTGCCAATGCTCCAGAAGGTCTTCTGGGTTTACGACTAGTAAATGCTACTAATGAGCATGCTCATATTCAGGACTCTAT TTACGTTCTTGCATCGGCTATCCGTGATATGAACACCTCAGAGGAAATTTACGCTCCGCCGTCTGATTGTGATAACTCAGGCTCTATCTGGACCACTGGGCGTCTTTTGTTTGACTACATTCGAAAGCAGAAATTAGAAAATGGAGCCACAGGACATGTTGCATTCGATGATCATGGAGATAGAGTGCACGCGGAATATGACATGGTGAATGTGAGAGCACAGGGCGAACATGTTGCTGTTGGGAAATACTTTTATtccaaa GAAACACAAAAGATGCGCCTGGAACTTAAAGAACATGAAATCATTTGGATGGGAAGAAGCCCTTCAAAGCCGGAAGGTTTCATGATACCAACTCATCTCAAG GTGTTGACAATTGAAGAGAAGCCATTTGTGTACGCTCGCAAAGTTGATGACGAAACTGAGTGCAATTCAGCAGAAGAAATCTTGTGCCCACATTACAATGCCAGTGAGGGTGCCG ACCAATTGTACTGTTGCAAAGGCTTTTGTATGGATCTactaaaagaattagcgaaagcGATCAATTTCACCTACTCGTTAGCCCTTTCGCCGGACGGGCAGTTCGGAAATTATATAATACGTAATTTATCACATCCGGGGGCTAAGAAAGAATGGACAGGGCTCATAG GCGAGTTGGTATACGAACGGGCCGACATGATTGTTGCCCCACTGACCATAAATCCGGAACGAGCTGAATTTATTGACTTTAGCAAGCCTTTTAAATATCAAGGCATCACAATTTTGGAGAAAAAG CCATCGCGTTCTTCTACGCTAGTATCGTTCTTACAACCGTTTTCCAACACATTGTGGATATTAGTAATGGTGTCAGTTCACGTGGTGGCGCTGGTGTTATATCTTCTAGATAGATTCTCACCATTTGGAAGATTTAAGCTGGCTAATATCGATGGCACTGAAGAAGATGCTTTGAATCTGTCCAGCGCTATATGGTTCGCATGGGGCGTGCTATTAAACAGCGGAATTGGAGAAg gtaCACCTAGAAGTTTTTCAGCCCGTGTGCTTGGGATGGTATGGGCTGGATTTGCTATGATTATTGTAGCTTCATACACAGCCAACCTGGCAGCGTTTTTGGTTCTCGAGAGACCGAAGACAAAACTGACAGGCATCAATGATGCAAGG CTTCGCAATACGATGGAAAATCTTACGTGTGCAACGGTTAAGGGATCTGCTGTAGATATGTATTTTCGGAGACAAGTTGAACTTTCAAATATGTACCGTACCATGGAGGCTAATAATTATGACAACGCAGAGCAAGCTATTCAGGATGTTAAAAATGG GAAGTTGATGGCCTTTATTTGGGACTCTTCAAGACTCGAATTCGAAGCGGCTCAAGATTGTGAACTAGTGACAGCAGGCGAACTATTTGGTCGATCAGGGTATGGCGTAGGCTTACAAAAAGGGTCTCCATGGTCTGATTTGGTTACGCTTGCTATATTAGATTTTCATGAAA GTGGCATAATGGAAGGATTGGATAATAAATGGATTCTTCGTAACAATATGCTTAATTGCGAGGAGAATGAGAAAACACCGAACACTTTAGGCCTGAAAAACATGGCAGGAGTGTTCATTCTGGTTTTAGCTGGCATCATTGGGGGTATTGTTCTCATCGTGATTGAGGTGGTGTACAAACGTCACCAAATCCGAAAGCAGAAGAAGATGGAGATCGCGCGCCACGCGGCCGACAGGTGGCGCGGTGCTGTTGAG AAACGAAAATCGTTACGGGCGTCTATTTTGCCATCACAACGACGTGCAAAGTCAAACGGGGTGAAAGAAACGGGAAGCATCAGTCTGGCTGTGGACAGAGGTGTGCGACGCCGCGACGAGCCACGAGTGCCACGCTACATGCCCGCGTACACACCTGATGTGTCACATCTCGTTGTTTAG